The DNA region TACAATCTATCCGTTGGTATCTATCTACTTAGCTGGTGTAATATCAAGAGTCTGTCTATCTTGGATCTGTAGCCCTGGTATTTTGTCCATCAACTGAACAACAGTACCTGCTCCATAACACCAAGAAACAATAAGATGCTCCATCGAAGGATTCTGCGTGAAAAGGTTCTGCAAAAAATGAAGAAACATTTCTTCATCATGAGCTTTTCCAATATCATGAACAGTCCAACTTCTCTGCAAATTGTAGTCATTTACAGTGTTTAGATCTTGCTTATAGAAATAATGTTCTCGATATTCGCGATCTTGGCTTGTATTTCCTTCAGGGGAGCCATGACTACCAGATAAGACATGAGTTATTAGTTGTTTGTCATCATCATTCATTTTTTTGATTAGATTAACCAGCCAAAGATGGGAGATTGGGCGACACGCCCAGGTGAGTTTAAAGTTCTTGTGAAATTGGAGGTGATTATATATACAAATTCCAGTCAAAGCAAAATTGTCTCCGTTATCTGTATCTCGATAATAATAGTTTCCAAACTCATTTACATTCATAATTTCTTCATCCTCTCTATTATATGAGTCGCTTTCAGTTATAAAACGATAGTTAGGGATAATTTTTGAATTTTTAGAATTACGATCTTTTCCTTTGTGATCGCTGTTGTACCCGCACGTCATTGGGAGCAAGTTCCATCAGTCGGTTTAACTGCTCCTGTGCTTCCTCCACATGCCCCAAAGCCATCAGCGCATCAAAACGATCGCCTGCCGCTACAATATCGTCAGGATACCTCGCTAAAATGCGCTCATAGACTTCCAGAGCTGCCGCAGCATCGTTTCTCGCCATCTGCACCCGCCCCAGGGACAGCCAGTGAGACGGGTTTTCCGGCTCCAATGAGGCGGCTGACTCGAAGAAGTCTACCGCCGCCTCCAAATCCCAGTTACACACCGCAATCAATCCGCGAATATGCCCTTTCGTCGGTTCATAGAGAACATGGGACAAAGCCTGCTCGTACACCCTCGCCGCCTCCATCGGTTGGGCCATCAACTGCAAAATTTTACCCAACTTTAAGTATGCCTCCAGCACTTGAGGCTGTCGCTCAATCACCTGTCGATATTGCTCAATTGCCGGTTGCCAATCTCCCGTTTTATAGAGCAAATTCGCCAATTGTAAGCGCTTTTTCCATCCCGATGGATACTTCTGGATATACTGATTTAAAGACTTGAGTTTCTGCTGAATTCGGGTCGGCTTTTTCTCCAAAACCAAACAAACCTCAGCCTCCATTCCTGAAGGCTGAGAAACTACGGCAACCGATGAGACCCTTTGACTAGGCATGTGGCAGTAAGATGATAACTAATAACTGGATTGACATAGGGGAGAGTCTTGGCAGTGAGAGCATCCGATAAACTCCTTAGATTGACCGCAGTCTGGCCATGAAAAACCGTATCATCTTGCCCTAATAAATAGCACCTTAAATGTTTTTTTAGCCGATATTTTGCCTCCTGAATTCGCTTGTATACATTGTCCTGAGAGATCGCCAATTGTTGGGCAATATCAGCACAAGAAACATGGTGATAGTAACGCAAAATAAACGGCTGCCGCAGTCGCTCAGGAAGCAGATTAATAGCGCGAAAAATAGACTGGGATAACTCTTCAGAAAGTAGGGTAGATTCCGGGCAAGTATAACTGATGAGAAGAGAGTCCAGAGAAGTAGGGGCGATCTCGTCAATATTCTCCACACCCACGGCTCTGCGTCGATCTTGTCGATACT from Roseofilum capinflatum BLCC-M114 includes:
- a CDS encoding tetratricopeptide repeat protein, with protein sequence MPSQRVSSVAVVSQPSGMEAEVCLVLEKKPTRIQQKLKSLNQYIQKYPSGWKKRLQLANLLYKTGDWQPAIEQYRQVIERQPQVLEAYLKLGKILQLMAQPMEAARVYEQALSHVLYEPTKGHIRGLIAVCNWDLEAAVDFFESAASLEPENPSHWLSLGRVQMARNDAAAALEVYERILARYPDDIVAAGDRFDALMALGHVEEAQEQLNRLMELAPNDVRVQQRSQRKRS
- a CDS encoding RNA polymerase sigma factor, whose amino-acid sequence is MQYPEIKRPKYSVSKYKNLNPLEEEHLLQRLYEGDLNAFWPLWQNYQDYLHTLCLRWLNNDAHEAEDALSLAMLKARKKLPDYAHKITHLRAWLTRLTHNLCMDKYRQDRRRAVGVENIDEIAPTSLDSLLISYTCPESTLLSEELSQSIFRAINLLPERLRQPFILRYYHHVSCADIAQQLAISQDNVYKRIQEAKYRLKKHLRCYLLGQDDTVFHGQTAVNLRSLSDALTAKTLPYVNPVISYHLTATCLVKGSHRLP